One part of the Actinomyces howellii genome encodes these proteins:
- a CDS encoding MFS transporter, whose amino-acid sequence MPESGLRVYASLLRMPHVARSAVFGVVGQFPLPLLGMGLLIGIRDGYGSYTLAGTVSAVMALTSAVTGPIVGRLIDAHGQRRVGLPVAGLWIASIGFMSVALAWRLPSGVVIAAGVLLGTSVPFSSMLRARWRHVLADQPGQLNSALSLTSILEEMMWVIGNPLATVLATSVAMLAPLAAAVTAIVLAVIGFLLDSSIEPPATGRAGRRPGWRLIGPHGPRSAARGERGTDAVDAGPAGEAVTGQTSDATDQTRAPQARERMLTLGYVSLLTITVAYGAFIAATNVSIVALATELGRPGTAGSVIACFSGASMLGALGYGARAWRSPLWVRFYAGMVVVAAGSSMLLWVDSLGAAAIVLAVAGLAQAPTVVNVNQLLIRMTPASRFTEAMALLGAMFVIGMAVSNLVTGRMVDLMGSHGGFLSLAGFASAALLIGVCSARPIRATTRPRVEDLLTS is encoded by the coding sequence GTGCCCGAGTCCGGCCTGCGCGTCTACGCCTCGCTGCTGCGTATGCCGCACGTCGCCCGGTCCGCCGTCTTCGGCGTCGTCGGACAGTTCCCGCTGCCGCTGCTGGGGATGGGCCTGCTCATCGGCATCCGCGACGGCTACGGCTCCTACACCCTGGCGGGAACCGTCTCGGCCGTCATGGCGCTGACCTCCGCGGTGACCGGGCCGATCGTGGGCCGGCTCATCGACGCCCACGGCCAGCGGCGCGTGGGGCTGCCGGTCGCCGGGCTGTGGATCGCCTCGATCGGTTTCATGAGCGTGGCGCTGGCCTGGCGGCTGCCCTCGGGGGTCGTCATCGCCGCGGGGGTCCTCCTGGGCACCTCGGTGCCCTTCTCCTCGATGCTGCGCGCTCGCTGGCGGCACGTGCTGGCCGACCAGCCGGGACAGCTCAACTCGGCGCTGTCGCTGACCAGCATCCTCGAGGAGATGATGTGGGTCATCGGCAACCCGCTGGCCACGGTGCTGGCCACGAGCGTGGCGATGCTCGCTCCCCTGGCCGCCGCCGTGACGGCGATCGTCCTGGCGGTCATCGGCTTCCTCCTCGACTCCAGCATCGAGCCGCCGGCCACCGGTCGGGCCGGACGGAGGCCCGGGTGGCGACTCATAGGCCCGCACGGGCCCCGGTCGGCCGCCCGCGGCGAGCGGGGCACCGACGCCGTGGACGCGGGGCCGGCCGGAGAGGCCGTGACAGGCCAGACCAGTGACGCGACAGACCAGACCCGTGCGCCGCAGGCTCGGGAGCGGATGCTCACCCTCGGCTACGTCTCCCTGCTGACTATCACCGTGGCCTACGGGGCCTTCATCGCCGCCACGAACGTCTCCATCGTCGCCCTGGCCACCGAGCTGGGGCGCCCTGGGACCGCCGGCTCCGTCATCGCCTGCTTCTCGGGGGCCTCGATGCTCGGGGCCCTGGGCTACGGGGCACGGGCATGGCGCTCACCGCTGTGGGTGCGCTTCTACGCGGGCATGGTCGTCGTCGCCGCCGGGTCCTCGATGCTGCTGTGGGTCGACTCCCTGGGCGCCGCGGCGATCGTCCTGGCCGTGGCCGGTCTGGCCCAGGCCCCCACCGTGGTCAACGTCAACCAGCTCCTCATCCGGATGACGCCGGCCTCGCGCTTCACCGAGGCCATGGCGCTGCTCGGCGCCATGTTCGTCATCGGGATGGCCGTGTCCAACCTCGTGACCGGCAGGATGGTCGACCTCATGGGCTCCCACGGCGGCTTCCTCAGTCTCGCGGGCTTCGCCTCGGCGGCTCTGCTCATCGGCGTGTGCTCAGCCCGCCCGATCCGCGCGACCACGCGACCCCGGGTCGAGGACCTGCTCACCTCCTGA
- a CDS encoding uracil-DNA glycosylase → MTEPHPLTGQRVASPVPPGTGWPGDPADATTHTARSAAGVVRLARAARDLDHLDAAVSVCCACPRLVAWREEVATTGRRASFSREPYWGRPVPSFGPADARILVVGLAPAAHGANRTGRVFTGDRSGDWLFAAFHRAGLASLPTSVGAGDGQELTGLRVAAAVRCAPPANQPTTQEKAACAPWLVREIALMPELRVLLALGGIAWDTTLGVARTAGWGVPRPKPRFGHGASAVLTRPDGERVTLLGSYHPSQQNTFTGRLTEDMLDEVLRAALAYP, encoded by the coding sequence GTGACCGAGCCCCACCCGCTGACCGGACAGCGTGTCGCCTCTCCCGTCCCACCAGGAACCGGCTGGCCCGGAGACCCCGCCGACGCCACCACCCACACGGCCCGGTCGGCCGCCGGCGTGGTCCGCCTGGCCCGGGCGGCGCGGGACCTGGACCACCTCGACGCCGCAGTGAGCGTGTGCTGCGCCTGTCCGCGGCTCGTGGCCTGGCGGGAGGAGGTCGCCACGACCGGTCGGCGCGCCTCCTTCTCCCGCGAGCCCTACTGGGGGCGGCCCGTCCCCTCCTTCGGCCCGGCTGACGCGCGGATCCTCGTCGTCGGGCTCGCCCCGGCGGCCCATGGCGCCAACCGCACGGGCCGCGTCTTCACCGGCGACCGCTCCGGGGACTGGCTCTTCGCCGCCTTCCATCGTGCGGGCCTGGCGAGCCTTCCCACCTCGGTCGGCGCGGGTGACGGCCAGGAGCTGACCGGCCTGCGCGTGGCGGCCGCGGTGCGCTGCGCCCCACCCGCCAACCAGCCGACCACCCAGGAGAAAGCCGCCTGCGCGCCGTGGCTGGTCCGCGAGATCGCGCTCATGCCTGAACTGCGCGTCCTGCTCGCCCTGGGGGGTATCGCCTGGGACACCACCCTGGGCGTGGCGAGGACGGCGGGCTGGGGTGTGCCGCGCCCCAAGCCCCGCTTCGGTCACGGCGCCAGCGCGGTGCTCACGCGGCCCGATGGCGAGCGGGTCACCCTGCTCGGCTCCTACCACCCCAGCCAGCAGAACACCTTCACCGGGCGCCTCACCGAGGACATGCTCGACGAGGTCCTCCGGGCAGCGCTCGCGTACCCCTGA
- a CDS encoding (Fe-S)-binding protein yields the protein MSPLAIVHTVCVVIVVLATVVGVAVFARACCTIVNRMRVGRPAPERVRPVARRAWLSLWAALNHSAFRNRPWIRAAHWLVMVSFPLLFLTLVTGYGQVLGDSRFELPWLGHQAWWAWVVEVIAWASLVGIIGLVAVRRRLTRGGAAAPPFPDAESGPSRPRTSRFSGSSAWQARFVEGVVTGVVACVLVLRMLEHAQLAVSDDPAARALASWTHFPLTAWTGPLLEPLGAQPLAIAITVVATIKVLISMSWFVVVGLQPSMGVAWHRFLAFVTMYARRETDGSKALGPLQPLVFDGPQGPTELTAQTLDDLEAAMESAEEGGTELRLGAGRIEDFTWKGLLDFSTCTECGRCQDLCPAWNTGKPLSPKLLVMALRDHHAAAAPYLRAARALGTDPEEITDEELAARRAAGPVGRLVGMRDGLALGATAGQVPGSAHSGDVLGALLAAQASPSDTGVATRPAPLAGEVIPPEVLWSCTTCGACVDQCPVDIEHVDRVVDIRREQVLMASAFPKELGQMFRKMESKGNPWGLPARKRMEWTKGLGFEVPVVGVDVESAEEVDYLLWVGCAGAYEDRAKKTTRAVAELLDIARVSFAVLGDAETCTGDPARRAGNEILFQTLAAQNVETLNEVGARRIVVTCAHCFNTLAREYPQVGGSYEVLHHTQLLNALVREGRLRPVAPGAGAGAAGGRPGAPEPEGAGTAGATAPAAPVVTYHDACYLGRHNQVYTAPRELLEATGATALEMPRSRERALCCGGGGARAFMEESIGTRIAAERAREAVGTGAQIVATACPFCTTMLSDGVAGQDGDVRVTDVATLMLEAVKRGQG from the coding sequence ATGAGCCCGCTTGCGATCGTGCACACCGTCTGCGTCGTCATCGTCGTGCTCGCCACCGTGGTGGGCGTGGCCGTCTTCGCGCGCGCCTGTTGCACGATCGTCAACCGCATGCGGGTGGGGCGGCCGGCGCCCGAGCGGGTGCGCCCGGTGGCGCGGCGCGCCTGGCTGTCCCTGTGGGCCGCCCTCAACCACTCCGCCTTCAGGAACCGGCCCTGGATCCGCGCGGCCCACTGGCTGGTCATGGTCAGCTTCCCGCTGCTCTTCCTCACCCTGGTCACCGGCTACGGGCAGGTCCTGGGGGACTCCCGCTTCGAGCTGCCGTGGCTGGGCCACCAGGCGTGGTGGGCGTGGGTCGTCGAGGTCATCGCCTGGGCGAGCCTGGTGGGGATCATCGGGCTGGTCGCCGTGCGTCGACGCCTCACGCGCGGCGGGGCCGCGGCGCCCCCCTTCCCCGATGCCGAGTCGGGGCCGAGCCGCCCGCGCACGTCCCGCTTCTCCGGCTCCTCCGCCTGGCAGGCGCGCTTCGTCGAGGGCGTCGTCACCGGCGTCGTCGCCTGCGTCCTCGTGCTGCGGATGCTCGAGCACGCACAGCTCGCCGTGTCCGACGACCCCGCGGCGCGCGCGCTGGCCAGCTGGACGCACTTCCCGCTGACGGCCTGGACCGGGCCGCTCCTGGAGCCCCTGGGTGCCCAGCCGCTGGCGATCGCGATCACCGTCGTGGCCACGATCAAGGTCCTCATCTCGATGTCCTGGTTCGTCGTCGTCGGCCTCCAGCCCTCCATGGGCGTGGCCTGGCACCGCTTCCTCGCCTTCGTCACGATGTACGCGCGCCGCGAGACCGACGGCTCCAAGGCCCTGGGCCCGCTCCAGCCCCTCGTCTTCGACGGCCCTCAGGGCCCCACGGAGCTGACGGCCCAGACCCTCGACGACCTGGAGGCGGCCATGGAGTCCGCCGAGGAGGGCGGCACCGAGCTGCGCCTGGGGGCGGGCCGGATCGAGGACTTCACGTGGAAGGGCCTGCTCGACTTCTCCACGTGCACCGAGTGCGGCCGCTGCCAGGACCTGTGCCCGGCGTGGAACACCGGCAAGCCCCTGAGCCCCAAGCTCCTCGTCATGGCGCTGCGCGACCACCACGCCGCGGCCGCCCCCTACCTGCGCGCCGCCCGGGCGCTGGGCACCGACCCCGAGGAGATCACCGACGAGGAGCTGGCCGCCCGCCGCGCGGCCGGGCCCGTGGGCAGGCTCGTCGGGATGCGCGACGGCCTCGCCCTGGGCGCCACAGCGGGTCAGGTGCCCGGCAGCGCCCACAGCGGGGACGTCCTCGGGGCGCTTCTGGCCGCCCAGGCCTCCCCCAGCGACACCGGGGTCGCCACGCGGCCGGCGCCGCTGGCCGGGGAGGTCATCCCCCCCGAGGTCCTGTGGTCGTGCACGACCTGCGGGGCCTGCGTCGACCAGTGCCCCGTCGACATCGAGCACGTCGACCGGGTCGTCGACATCCGTCGGGAGCAGGTCCTCATGGCCTCAGCCTTCCCCAAGGAGCTCGGCCAGATGTTCCGCAAGATGGAGTCCAAGGGCAACCCGTGGGGCCTGCCTGCGCGCAAGCGCATGGAGTGGACCAAGGGCCTGGGCTTCGAGGTGCCGGTCGTCGGCGTCGACGTCGAGTCCGCCGAGGAGGTCGACTACCTCCTGTGGGTCGGCTGCGCCGGCGCCTACGAGGACCGGGCCAAGAAGACGACCCGGGCCGTGGCCGAGCTGCTCGACATCGCCAGGGTGAGCTTCGCGGTGCTCGGCGACGCCGAGACCTGCACCGGCGACCCTGCCCGGCGCGCCGGCAACGAGATCCTCTTCCAGACCCTGGCCGCCCAGAACGTCGAGACCCTCAACGAGGTCGGGGCCAGGCGGATCGTCGTGACCTGCGCCCACTGCTTCAACACCCTGGCGCGGGAGTACCCGCAGGTCGGCGGGAGCTACGAGGTCCTCCACCACACCCAGCTGCTCAACGCCCTCGTGCGTGAGGGCCGCCTGCGTCCCGTCGCGCCCGGGGCGGGGGCGGGCGCAGCCGGGGGTAGGCCGGGTGCCCCGGAGCCGGAGGGAGCGGGCACGGCAGGGGCAACCGCTCCCGCGGCGCCGGTCGTCACCTACCACGACGCCTGCTACCTGGGCCGCCACAACCAGGTCTACACCGCCCCGCGCGAGCTGCTCGAGGCCACCGGCGCCACCGCCCTGGAGATGCCGCGCTCGCGTGAGCGGGCCCTGTGCTGCGGGGGAGGCGGTGCGCGCGCCTTCATGGAGGAGTCGATCGGCACGCGCATCGCAGCCGAGCGCGCCCGCGAGGCGGTGGGCACGGGGGCCCAGATCGTGGCCACGGCCTGCCCCTTCTGCACGACGATGCTCTCCGACGGCGTGGCGGGCCAGGACGGGGACGTGCGCGTCACGGACGTGGCCACCCTCATGCTCGAGGCGGTCAAGCGCGGCCAGGGCTGA
- a CDS encoding DUF4241 domain-containing protein, giving the protein MLRVPSGRVEACDPFVTLGEGPVYAVEPGDYPVRVTVADVSPAQDGSHLREAYLSIVLADGEAASVEEAETVNGDDGGVGVDAGTVGFADHEAVSTAMPSDGVDWYEELFDSGEPDSWFELMDSTEHFRAGAANIVMPLAENGENVVLSHSGWGDGFYPVVLTRDADGSPLGLHIDLQVVGRSADHEDED; this is encoded by the coding sequence GTGCTGCGGGTGCCCTCGGGACGGGTCGAGGCCTGCGACCCCTTCGTCACGCTGGGCGAGGGGCCGGTCTACGCCGTCGAGCCCGGCGACTACCCGGTGCGGGTCACGGTGGCCGACGTCTCACCGGCGCAGGACGGCTCGCATCTGCGCGAGGCCTACCTGTCCATCGTCCTGGCCGACGGCGAAGCGGCCTCCGTGGAGGAGGCTGAGACAGTCAACGGCGACGACGGCGGCGTGGGGGTCGACGCGGGCACGGTCGGTTTCGCCGACCACGAAGCAGTCTCCACCGCCATGCCGTCGGACGGCGTCGACTGGTACGAGGAGCTCTTCGACTCCGGTGAGCCCGACTCCTGGTTCGAGCTCATGGACAGCACCGAGCACTTCCGCGCCGGCGCGGCCAACATCGTCATGCCCTTGGCCGAGAACGGGGAGAACGTCGTGCTCTCACACTCCGGCTGGGGCGACGGCTTCTACCCGGTCGTCCTGACTCGCGACGCCGACGGCTCGCCGTTGGGCCTGCACATCGACCTTCAGGTCGTCGGCCGGTCCGCCGATCACGAGGACGAGGACTGA
- a CDS encoding DEAD/DEAH box helicase — MTADRAAVPQAWGAFAPATRAWFANAFPGGPTPVQDRAWAAIGRGENTLVIAPTGSGKTLAAFLSAIDRIIGGTVPKATRASGPEAFGVAGGEQGGGALVDGAGQVDDGGTVLARAWGDGSGGTGAHQTARRTGTLPGGARSDRRGVRVLYISPLKALGTDVERNLRRPLDGITEAAAHLGAPVRPVSVGVRSGDTPAAERRRLRTRPPDILITTPESLYLMLTSAVRETLRTVETVIVDEIHSFAGEKRGSHLALSLERLDDLLERPAQRIGLSATVSPREEIARFLGGPHPVSVIADDGRTAPEITVTVPVDDMAQVPATADRRTRMERATAGSLRQGRPPDPTRVWRSDRALRRALAGAEGGPRADGASGARPASALAGGSSHEDSSGVVDVPRSEDSSSSGPPPAPEAPQPSGSLGLTTAGVGRTGTAPQTSGSIWPHIEEAVLDQVLAHRSTLVFVNSRGVCERLTARLNEAYAMRVLSGAGSGAGPGAGSGAALGAGPDAGPDAGSGAGSGAALGAGPDAGPDAGSDAGSGAGSGAGPDAGPGAGSGAGPGSAPSSGLRTHCEPVMHRESWEMGDANHAQAAPVIAKAHHGSVSKEQRLTVERELKSGELRCVVATASLELGIDMGSIDLVLQVAPPPSVASGVQRVGRADHRVGGRPRGVIYPVQRTQLIDAAVVAEGMRTGAIERTALVPNALDVLAQQTVAAASVEDLEVDAWYRTVRRAAPYRDLPRSSYDSVLELLTGGYSTADLADLAPRLIWDRQAGTLVARPGAQRLAVTASGTIPDRGTFPVLLPEGADDGGRRRVGELDEEMVNETSVGDVITLGTTSWRVREITGDRVVVDPAPGRSSRLPFWRGDGPGRPAATGAARGAFLREAAAGLDDAAARLAAGAPEAAPAPAPAAAPAPGAVLAAGEVLVPTPERAPEVRPALLDRLAAAGLDARARANLVDLLREQKAATGVVPSDTTLVLERNEDVSGSLRLILHSPFGRRVHEPWAMAIRERVRTTMGFEPQLVVAYDGIVLQVPVPVGPPPGPELVAFDAAELTSLVRSRIDETALFSSRFRECAARALLMPRPHPGRRVPLWLQRLKSGQLLQAARQFHDFPILIEAARECLQDVYDLDALASLMGRIAAGTVRVVDVTTRTPSPLAAPLLFGYTAALLYEEDLPHAERRAHLLSLDPDAVAALLGDDVAAELLDEDTLNEVEADLQRLSPPRRVRADVEGVADLLRELGPLTVAELTVRCRGGRDDEAAVRAALGELEQSRRALQVPVGTRRCWSRLEDAPVLRAALGATVPDWVEEQARGHPRASHRSPLGELVLRYARTHARVTGRDVADAFGLGEAVAEDALAHLADAGELVRLGGGDADARWMAPEVLRRVRSRSLARAREAVEPVSPYALQRLVLSRAGLAEPRTGVDALAEAIAALEGVWLPAAQWEEQVLPARVADYRPTMLDDLIASGDVVWQSRTGAVTAGDPGEPGGGAPLAAPGTVPAPGPDSTSLVPEEIAFFPSDSPLAPVVGESLEAEALSVDRTWRLTLSGSATARSFEPVRRALAPRPAAAPRRRVRSRRGRGRYAGLLGTSAPADPLSWSTRTVPVTPDNTGGAAVPGATGRGPAGSAAGSSAGSPAGSAVGGPAGSVGGGPATAAIVTGAVWYHLHAPQVGDAEAALASVESLIDRYGIITPDLALAAGTPGGFGHLLPLLRRMEDTGALMRGRFVEGFGPAQFAERETVDALRALDADGGAGRGADPRDGAGPEADGRGGPGCRDCVVVDLKDPACLVGRGVPWPEPALPPGLQGRQAPSTPTRRRGTSVVLLDGRPVLYAAETMRALVSYTAEPAELEAALRALVGAQRRAMTRQAAGAVRRRLVESLNGIPAVDRAVSELLAGAGLVRDPRGMRLTVDPSWRDTMGG; from the coding sequence ATGACCGCCGACCGAGCCGCCGTCCCGCAGGCCTGGGGAGCCTTCGCCCCAGCAACGCGCGCCTGGTTCGCGAATGCCTTCCCCGGCGGCCCGACGCCGGTCCAGGACCGCGCCTGGGCGGCGATCGGCCGCGGTGAGAACACGCTGGTCATCGCCCCCACGGGATCGGGCAAGACCCTGGCGGCCTTCCTGTCCGCGATCGATCGGATCATCGGCGGTACCGTCCCGAAGGCCACCAGAGCCAGCGGTCCCGAGGCCTTCGGGGTGGCTGGAGGAGAGCAGGGGGGCGGTGCGCTGGTGGACGGTGCCGGGCAGGTGGACGACGGCGGTACCGTCCTCGCCAGGGCCTGGGGTGACGGTTCGGGCGGGACCGGTGCTCATCAGACGGCAAGACGGACTGGGACCCTCCCCGGCGGCGCCCGGAGCGACCGCCGCGGCGTGCGCGTCCTGTACATCTCACCGCTCAAGGCCCTCGGGACCGACGTCGAGCGCAACCTGCGTCGCCCCCTCGACGGGATCACGGAGGCCGCCGCCCACCTCGGCGCACCGGTGAGGCCCGTGAGCGTGGGCGTGCGCTCCGGGGACACCCCTGCCGCGGAGCGACGCCGTCTGCGTACCCGACCACCGGACATCCTCATCACCACGCCCGAGTCGCTGTACCTCATGCTCACCAGCGCCGTGCGGGAGACGCTGCGCACCGTCGAGACGGTCATCGTTGACGAGATCCACTCCTTCGCCGGTGAGAAGCGAGGCTCCCACCTGGCGCTGTCCCTCGAGCGGCTCGACGATCTCCTGGAGCGCCCGGCTCAGCGCATCGGCCTGTCCGCCACGGTTTCCCCGCGCGAGGAGATCGCCCGGTTCCTTGGCGGCCCCCACCCCGTCTCCGTCATCGCCGACGACGGCCGCACCGCCCCCGAGATCACGGTCACCGTTCCCGTGGACGACATGGCGCAGGTGCCCGCCACCGCCGACCGGCGCACCCGCATGGAGCGCGCGACGGCTGGCTCCTTGCGCCAGGGGCGGCCGCCGGATCCCACCCGAGTCTGGCGCTCCGACCGCGCCCTGCGGCGAGCCCTCGCCGGCGCCGAGGGAGGGCCCCGTGCTGACGGTGCGTCCGGTGCCAGGCCTGCATCGGCGCTCGCGGGCGGATCGAGCCACGAGGACTCCTCCGGCGTTGTCGACGTCCCCCGATCCGAGGACTCGTCCAGCTCTGGCCCGCCCCCGGCCCCGGAAGCTCCCCAACCATCGGGTTCGCTCGGGCTGACGACCGCCGGGGTCGGGCGCACCGGCACCGCCCCCCAGACCAGCGGGTCGATCTGGCCGCATATCGAGGAGGCGGTTCTCGACCAGGTCCTGGCCCACCGCAGCACCCTGGTCTTCGTCAACTCCCGAGGCGTCTGCGAACGCCTGACCGCCCGCCTCAACGAGGCCTACGCCATGCGCGTGCTGTCAGGCGCCGGCTCGGGTGCCGGGCCAGGCGCCGGCTCGGGTGCTGCCCTGGGTGCCGGACCAGACGCCGGACCAGACGCCGGATCGGGCGCCGGCTCGGGTGCTGCCCTGGGTGCCGGACCAGACGCCGGACCAGACGCCGGATCAGACGCCGGATCAGGCGCCGGCTCGGGTGCCGGACCAGACGCCGGACCAGGCGCCGGCTCGGGTGCCGGGCCAGGCTCTGCACCGTCGTCGGGACTAAGGACGCACTGCGAACCGGTGATGCACCGCGAGTCCTGGGAGATGGGGGACGCCAACCACGCCCAGGCCGCGCCTGTCATCGCCAAGGCCCACCACGGGTCGGTGTCCAAGGAGCAACGCCTGACCGTCGAGCGCGAGCTGAAGTCGGGTGAGCTGCGCTGCGTCGTCGCCACCGCCTCCCTCGAGCTCGGCATCGACATGGGCTCCATCGACCTCGTCCTCCAGGTCGCGCCACCGCCCTCGGTCGCTTCGGGTGTGCAGCGCGTGGGCCGGGCCGACCACCGCGTCGGCGGGCGGCCCCGCGGCGTCATCTACCCGGTTCAGCGCACCCAGCTCATCGACGCGGCCGTCGTCGCCGAGGGCATGCGCACCGGGGCCATCGAGCGCACCGCGCTCGTGCCCAACGCCCTGGATGTCCTGGCCCAGCAGACCGTCGCAGCCGCCAGCGTGGAGGACCTGGAGGTCGATGCCTGGTACCGCACGGTGCGTCGCGCGGCCCCCTACCGCGACCTGCCGCGCAGCTCATACGACTCTGTCCTGGAGCTGCTCACCGGCGGCTACTCCACTGCGGACCTGGCGGACCTCGCCCCGCGCCTCATCTGGGACCGACAGGCCGGCACCCTGGTCGCCCGCCCCGGAGCCCAGCGTCTGGCCGTCACCGCCTCTGGGACCATTCCGGACCGCGGCACCTTCCCCGTGCTCCTGCCAGAAGGGGCCGACGACGGCGGTCGGCGCCGAGTCGGTGAGCTCGACGAGGAGATGGTCAACGAGACCTCGGTGGGTGACGTCATCACCCTGGGCACCACGAGCTGGCGGGTCCGCGAGATCACGGGGGACCGGGTCGTCGTCGACCCCGCCCCCGGCCGCAGCTCCCGCCTGCCCTTCTGGCGCGGTGACGGGCCCGGTCGTCCCGCGGCCACCGGCGCCGCCCGGGGCGCCTTCCTGCGTGAGGCCGCCGCCGGTCTCGACGACGCCGCAGCCCGGCTCGCCGCCGGGGCTCCCGAGGCCGCCCCCGCCCCCGCCCCCGCGGCCGCACCCGCCCCTGGGGCAGTCCTCGCCGCCGGGGAGGTCCTCGTCCCCACGCCCGAGCGGGCTCCCGAGGTGAGGCCCGCCCTGCTCGACCGCCTCGCCGCCGCGGGCCTGGATGCCAGGGCCCGCGCCAACCTCGTGGACCTGCTGCGGGAGCAGAAGGCGGCCACCGGCGTCGTCCCCAGCGACACGACGCTCGTGCTGGAGCGCAACGAGGACGTGAGCGGCAGCCTGCGGCTCATCCTTCACAGCCCCTTTGGCCGGCGGGTGCACGAGCCCTGGGCGATGGCGATCCGAGAACGCGTGCGCACGACGATGGGCTTCGAGCCCCAGCTCGTCGTCGCCTACGACGGCATCGTCCTCCAGGTGCCTGTCCCCGTGGGCCCGCCGCCCGGACCCGAGCTCGTGGCCTTCGACGCCGCGGAGCTGACGAGCCTGGTCCGCTCCCGGATCGATGAGACCGCCCTGTTCTCCTCGCGCTTCCGTGAGTGCGCCGCCCGCGCCCTGCTCATGCCCCGGCCCCACCCCGGCAGACGCGTGCCCCTGTGGCTCCAGCGCCTCAAGTCCGGCCAGCTCCTCCAGGCCGCCAGGCAGTTCCACGACTTCCCGATCCTCATCGAGGCGGCCCGCGAGTGCCTCCAGGACGTCTACGACCTCGACGCCCTGGCGTCCCTCATGGGGCGGATCGCCGCCGGCACCGTGCGCGTGGTCGACGTGACGACGCGCACGCCCTCGCCGCTGGCCGCCCCGCTCCTGTTCGGTTACACCGCCGCCCTGCTCTACGAGGAGGACCTGCCCCACGCCGAGCGCCGTGCCCACCTGCTGTCCCTCGACCCCGACGCCGTCGCGGCGCTGCTCGGAGACGACGTCGCCGCCGAGCTGCTCGACGAGGACACCCTCAACGAGGTGGAGGCCGACCTCCAACGGCTCTCCCCGCCGCGGCGGGTACGTGCCGACGTCGAGGGCGTCGCCGACCTCCTGCGTGAGCTTGGTCCACTGACCGTTGCCGAGCTGACCGTGCGGTGCCGGGGTGGACGGGACGACGAGGCCGCCGTCCGCGCCGCGCTCGGCGAGCTGGAGCAGTCCCGCCGCGCCCTGCAGGTGCCTGTCGGCACGCGCCGCTGCTGGTCGCGTCTCGAGGACGCCCCGGTGCTGCGGGCCGCACTGGGTGCCACCGTCCCCGACTGGGTCGAGGAGCAGGCCCGCGGGCATCCACGTGCCTCGCACCGCAGCCCCCTGGGTGAGCTCGTGCTGCGCTACGCGCGGACCCACGCCCGGGTGACGGGCCGGGATGTCGCCGACGCCTTCGGCCTGGGTGAGGCCGTGGCCGAGGACGCGCTGGCCCACCTGGCCGATGCGGGCGAGCTCGTGCGGCTCGGTGGAGGCGACGCCGACGCGCGGTGGATGGCCCCCGAGGTCCTGCGGCGCGTGCGCAGCCGCTCCCTGGCCCGTGCGCGTGAGGCAGTCGAACCGGTCAGCCCGTACGCCCTGCAACGGCTCGTGCTCTCCCGGGCGGGACTAGCCGAGCCGCGCACGGGCGTCGACGCGCTCGCGGAGGCCATCGCCGCCCTGGAGGGAGTCTGGTTGCCCGCGGCGCAGTGGGAGGAGCAGGTCCTGCCTGCACGCGTCGCCGACTACCGGCCCACCATGCTCGATGATCTCATCGCCTCCGGGGACGTCGTCTGGCAGTCACGGACAGGCGCCGTCACCGCCGGGGACCCGGGCGAGCCCGGGGGTGGCGCCCCGCTCGCCGCGCCCGGAACGGTCCCCGCGCCCGGCCCGGACAGCACCTCTCTGGTGCCCGAGGAGATCGCCTTCTTCCCCTCGGACTCCCCGCTGGCGCCCGTGGTGGGCGAGTCCCTTGAGGCCGAGGCGCTGTCGGTCGACAGGACGTGGCGGCTGACCCTCTCAGGCTCGGCCACGGCGCGCAGCTTCGAACCCGTCCGGCGCGCCCTGGCCCCGCGTCCAGCAGCCGCACCACGACGGCGCGTGCGCAGTCGGCGCGGTCGTGGCCGCTACGCCGGCCTCCTGGGTACGTCCGCCCCGGCCGACCCGCTGTCCTGGTCCACCCGAACCGTCCCCGTCACCCCTGACAACACGGGGGGAGCAGCGGTCCCGGGCGCCACCGGTCGAGGACCCGCTGGCTCAGCCGCCGGTTCATCCGCCGGTTCACCCGCCGGCTCAGCCGTCGGCGGACCCGCCGGCTCAGTCGGCGGAGGCCCCGCCACCGCGGCGATCGTGACGGGCGCCGTCTGGTACCACCTCCACGCCCCGCAGGTCGGTGACGCCGAAGCCGCCCTGGCGAGCGTCGAGTCGCTCATCGACCGCTACGGCATCATCACCCCCGATCTCGCGCTCGCGGCGGGAACGCCCGGGGGCTTCGGCCACCTCCTGCCGCTGCTGCGGCGCATGGAGGACACCGGGGCGCTTATGCGCGGCCGCTTCGTCGAGGGCTTCGGTCCGGCCCAGTTCGCCGAGCGGGAGACCGTCGACGCGCTGCGCGCCCTGGACGCCGACGGCGGGGCGGGCCGTGGGGCGGACCCCCGGGACGGGGCCGGTCCCGAGGCGGACGGCCGCGGCGGGCCGGGCTGTCGAGACTGCGTCGTCGTCGACCTCAAGGACCCCGCCTGCCTCGTGGGTCGCGGGGTGCCGTGGCCTGAGCCCGCCCTGCCCCCGGGGCTCCAGGGCCGCCAGGCGCCGTCCACCCCGACCAGACGCAGGGGGACCAGCGTCGTCCTGCTCGACGGGCGCCCCGTGCTCTACGCCGCCGAGACCATGCGGGCCCTCGTCTCCTACACGGCCGAGCCTGCCGAGCTCGAGGCGGCGCTCCGGGCTCTCGTCGGGGCGCAGCGCCGGGCCATGACCCGGCAGGCGGCGGGCGCGGTACGACGTCGTCTTGTGGAGTCCCTCAACGGGATCCCCGCCGTCGACCGCGCCGTCAGCGAGCTGCTGGCCGGGGCGGGCCTGGTTCGCGACCCGCGCGGCATGCGGCTGACCGTCGACCCCTCTTGGCGCGACACAATGGGAGGGTGA